One Paraburkholderia aromaticivorans genomic region harbors:
- a CDS encoding single-stranded DNA-binding protein yields the protein MASVNKVILVGNLGADPEVRYLPSGDAVANIRLATTDRYKDKASGEMKEATEWHRVSFFGRLAEIVSEYLKKGSSVYLEGRIRTRKWQAQDGTDRYSTEIVAEQMQMLGGRGGSMGGGGDEGGYSRGEPSERSGGGGGGGRAVSGGGARGGSGGGGGGGGGASRPSAPAGGGFDEMDDDIPF from the coding sequence ATGGCATCCGTGAACAAGGTCATTCTCGTCGGCAATCTCGGAGCCGATCCGGAAGTCCGTTATCTTCCGAGCGGCGACGCAGTGGCGAACATCCGCCTTGCAACGACGGATCGGTACAAGGACAAGGCGTCCGGCGAAATGAAGGAAGCGACCGAATGGCACCGCGTGTCGTTCTTCGGCCGCCTCGCGGAAATTGTGTCCGAATATTTGAAGAAGGGCTCGTCGGTGTACCTGGAAGGGCGCATCCGCACCCGTAAGTGGCAGGCGCAAGACGGCACCGACCGTTACTCGACGGAAATCGTCGCCGAACAGATGCAAATGCTGGGCGGCCGTGGCGGTTCGATGGGCGGCGGTGGCGACGAAGGCGGCTACAGCCGTGGCGAACCGTCGGAGCGTAGCGGCGGCGGTGGTGGCGGTGGCCGCGCGGTGTCGGGCGGCGGTGCGCGTGGCGGCAGCGGTGGTGGTGGCGGTGGCGGTGGTGGCGCAAGCCGTCCGAGCGCGCCGGCCGGCGGCGGGTTTGATGAGATGGATGACGATATTCCGTTCTAA
- a CDS encoding MaoC family dehydratase, translated as MESDVAVKNRIRASYGRYLEDFQVGDIYEHRPGRTITEADNIHFSLLTMNFHPMHCDAAYAAQSEFGRLLVNSGLTVAVVLGLSVNDVSGKAIANLGWKEIRLTGPVFCGDTIYAESEVLEKRESKSRPGQGIVTVQTRAFKQDGTPIMDFVRSALVPARGHGVGD; from the coding sequence ATGGAATCCGACGTCGCAGTCAAAAATCGCATTCGCGCCAGCTACGGCCGCTACCTCGAAGATTTTCAGGTCGGCGATATCTACGAACACCGCCCTGGGCGCACCATCACCGAAGCTGACAACATCCACTTCTCGCTACTGACGATGAACTTCCATCCGATGCACTGCGATGCCGCCTACGCCGCCCAAAGCGAATTCGGCCGCCTGCTCGTCAATAGCGGTCTGACGGTTGCCGTGGTGCTGGGTCTGTCGGTGAACGACGTCAGCGGCAAGGCAATCGCCAACCTCGGCTGGAAAGAGATTCGTCTGACCGGCCCGGTGTTCTGTGGCGATACGATCTATGCAGAATCCGAAGTGCTCGAAAAGCGTGAGTCGAAGTCGCGTCCGGGGCAGGGCATCGTCACCGTGCAAACCCGCGCGTTCAAGCAGGACGGCACGCCGATCATGGATTTCGTGCGCAGCGCACTAGTGCCGGCACGTGGGCACGGAGTCGGCGACTGA
- a CDS encoding MFS transporter — MAIGIVNSGARLDRLPIASFHWKILGLISAGAFLDAFDIYLAAGALGAMVKTGFSDLKLNALFISVTFLGMLIGAGFAGYLGDRFGRRSSYQTNLLIFGLASIAACFVPNMTWLIVLRLIMGVGLGAELVVAAGTLCEFIPPASRGRWTALLALIINSGLLVSTAVGYVVIPHLGWRYMFAIAGVGAIIVWVLRHRMPESPRWLESVGRSEEAETTVSAIEHEVQRQKGPLPPVERTESLEVPKAPFSALFSHAMLGRTLVAILTAVAVNISVYGFVAWLPTFFVKEGLTIVQSLGFTTLMAFGAPGGALVGFFCADRIGRARGLVIFAIATIVVGFIYPNMHAGWAISSVGFVLITCIYTVTTLGLFAYIPELFPTELRLRGTGTAGVCGRAASMTTPYLAVLLYNSFGVSGVLAMVSGVLALLVFGILLLRVETNQHALERISPSLDTDSDSLPAAQQG; from the coding sequence GTGGCTATCGGTATCGTCAATTCCGGCGCGCGACTCGATCGCCTGCCCATCGCGTCCTTCCATTGGAAGATTCTTGGGCTCATCAGCGCGGGTGCCTTTCTCGACGCCTTCGACATCTATCTCGCCGCCGGTGCGCTCGGCGCGATGGTGAAAACGGGCTTCTCGGATCTGAAGCTGAACGCGCTGTTCATCTCGGTGACATTTCTCGGCATGCTGATCGGCGCGGGCTTTGCCGGCTATCTCGGCGACCGTTTCGGCCGCCGCTCGTCGTACCAGACCAACCTGCTGATCTTCGGCCTCGCGTCGATTGCCGCGTGCTTCGTGCCGAACATGACGTGGCTGATCGTGCTGCGGCTCATCATGGGCGTCGGCCTCGGCGCCGAACTCGTGGTCGCGGCGGGCACCCTGTGCGAATTCATCCCGCCCGCGTCGCGCGGACGCTGGACCGCGTTGCTCGCGCTCATCATCAATTCCGGTTTGCTAGTGTCGACGGCGGTGGGCTACGTCGTGATTCCGCATCTTGGCTGGCGCTATATGTTCGCGATTGCCGGCGTCGGCGCGATCATCGTGTGGGTGCTGCGGCACCGGATGCCGGAGTCGCCGCGCTGGCTCGAATCGGTTGGGCGCAGCGAAGAAGCCGAAACCACCGTGTCCGCTATCGAGCACGAGGTCCAGCGTCAGAAAGGTCCGTTGCCGCCGGTCGAACGCACCGAAAGTCTCGAAGTGCCGAAAGCGCCGTTCTCCGCGTTGTTCTCACACGCCATGCTCGGCCGCACGCTGGTCGCCATTCTCACGGCGGTCGCCGTGAATATCTCGGTGTACGGCTTTGTCGCTTGGCTGCCGACCTTCTTCGTCAAGGAAGGTCTCACCATCGTGCAATCGCTAGGCTTCACGACGCTGATGGCGTTCGGCGCGCCGGGCGGCGCACTGGTCGGCTTCTTCTGCGCGGACCGCATCGGACGGGCGCGTGGCCTTGTGATCTTCGCGATCGCCACGATCGTGGTCGGCTTCATCTATCCGAACATGCATGCAGGCTGGGCGATCAGCAGCGTCGGCTTCGTATTGATCACCTGTATTTACACGGTCACCACGCTCGGTTTGTTCGCCTACATCCCCGAACTCTTTCCGACCGAACTGCGCCTGCGCGGCACCGGCACGGCGGGTGTCTGTGGCCGCGCTGCCTCGATGACCACGCCGTATCTCGCGGTGCTGCTCTACAACTCGTTCGGCGTGTCCGGCGTGCTGGCCATGGTGAGCGGCGTCCTGGCGCTACTGGTGTTCGGCATTCTGCTGCTGCGTGTGGAAACCAATCAGCATGCGCTCGAGCGGATCTCGCCGAGCCTCGATACCGACTCCGATTCGCTACCCGCAGCCCAGCAAGGTTAA
- a CDS encoding MmgE/PrpD family protein — MTSLDTSVPLSDQYARFGLGLQLSDVPRAVQTRAKHLILDAVGIAFASRGYPYADVSLAAFSELGSGASPVIGYGRRLALRDSAMMNGVLIHGLDFDDTHSRGVIHSTTSALPCVLALADRDGLSGADLLAAYIVAMEVSTRVASAAKGGFHDAGFHPTGLVGAFGCAVATSRLLQLDEARMAHAQGIVLSMAAGSLEFLEDGAWTKRAHPGFAAASGITAATLAKHGFTGPRLAYEGRFGLYASHLGKPLDAADRQLAAEGLGSTWQIDEVAIKPLPACHFTHAVADAAIALHRQQRFSPDSLDSIRRVVAKVPRGTVEIVCEPVDAKRKPVTAYDAQFSVPYIVATALLKGRFTLDELEPAALADPAVLALAARVDYEIDPDTTFPRHYTGEVVVERSDGSRVAHREAINRGCADRPVSNDDIVAKFYANAQRSVSRSAAEQIAQTVLQLDEQPARLLADTLAGHTAS; from the coding sequence ATGACTTCACTCGATACCTCCGTCCCGCTGTCCGATCAATACGCGCGCTTCGGGCTGGGTCTGCAATTGAGCGACGTACCGCGCGCGGTGCAGACGCGCGCCAAGCATCTGATTCTCGATGCTGTCGGCATCGCATTCGCGTCGCGGGGTTACCCGTATGCGGATGTCTCGCTCGCCGCCTTCTCCGAGCTCGGCAGCGGTGCCTCGCCGGTGATCGGCTACGGCCGGCGTCTCGCCCTGCGCGATTCCGCGATGATGAACGGCGTGCTGATCCACGGTCTCGACTTCGACGACACGCATTCACGTGGCGTCATTCACTCGACCACCAGCGCATTGCCCTGCGTGCTCGCGCTCGCCGACCGCGACGGTCTGAGCGGCGCGGATCTGCTGGCCGCGTACATCGTTGCAATGGAAGTGTCGACGCGCGTGGCATCGGCGGCCAAGGGCGGATTCCACGACGCCGGGTTTCATCCGACGGGCCTGGTCGGCGCGTTCGGTTGCGCGGTCGCCACATCGCGTTTGCTGCAACTCGACGAAGCCCGCATGGCGCACGCGCAAGGCATCGTCTTGTCGATGGCGGCGGGCAGCCTCGAATTCCTCGAAGACGGCGCGTGGACCAAACGCGCCCATCCTGGTTTCGCGGCAGCCTCGGGCATCACGGCCGCGACGCTCGCTAAGCACGGCTTCACCGGCCCGCGTTTGGCCTACGAAGGACGCTTCGGCCTGTACGCCAGCCACCTCGGCAAACCGCTCGACGCGGCCGATCGCCAACTCGCCGCAGAAGGCCTCGGCAGCACCTGGCAAATCGACGAAGTCGCCATCAAACCGCTACCGGCATGCCACTTCACGCATGCAGTCGCCGACGCGGCGATCGCGTTGCATCGTCAGCAGCGCTTTTCCCCGGACTCGCTCGACTCGATACGACGCGTGGTCGCCAAGGTGCCGCGCGGCACGGTCGAAATCGTGTGCGAACCGGTCGACGCGAAACGCAAACCAGTAACGGCTTATGACGCGCAATTCAGCGTGCCGTACATCGTCGCCACGGCGTTGCTAAAAGGCCGCTTCACGCTCGACGAACTCGAACCGGCCGCGCTCGCCGATCCTGCGGTGCTGGCGCTCGCCGCGCGCGTCGATTACGAAATCGACCCCGACACGACCTTCCCGCGCCACTACACGGGCGAAGTCGTGGTGGAACGCAGCGACGGCTCGCGCGTCGCGCATCGCGAGGCGATCAATCGCGGTTGCGCGGACCGGCCCGTCAGCAACGACGACATCGTCGCCAAGTTCTACGCGAACGCGCAGCGCAGCGTCTCGCGCAGCGCCGCCGAACAGATCGCCCAAACCGTATTGCAACTCGACGAACAGCCGGCCCGCTTGCTCGCCGACACGCTTGCCGGACACACCGCATCCTAA